One Paenibacillus crassostreae DNA segment encodes these proteins:
- a CDS encoding helix-turn-helix transcriptional regulator, translated as MITAFGGDRIKNHIRELRNENGMTQEQLGEIIGVSRQSVIAIETMKYNPSLELAFKIAKAFHMQIEHVFVFEEKEEK; from the coding sequence ATGATTACCGCGTTTGGAGGGGATCGCATTAAAAATCATATCCGGGAATTGCGGAACGAGAATGGCATGACGCAAGAGCAACTGGGGGAGATCATCGGAGTCTCTCGGCAATCGGTCATAGCGATCGAAACGATGAAATACAATCCGTCGCTGGAGCTCGCTTTCAAAATCGCAAAAGCGTTCCACATGCAAATCGAGCATGTATTCGTATTTGAAGAAAAGGAGGAGAAGTAG
- a CDS encoding YfiT family bacillithiol transferase, translating into MNIKYPIGKLEVPEKVTFENVQEWLKQIETYTIRLRETVDLISDEELSKTYREGAWTVRQLVHHIADSQLNMYQRLKLALTDDNPTVPAFDEEKWAIQPDTELPVESSIKMLEGINERIVSLGQSLTEEQLDRAFTHQINGKITVATKIAKLVWHEEHHLAHIKIALSQ; encoded by the coding sequence ATGAATATAAAATACCCAATTGGAAAATTAGAAGTTCCTGAAAAAGTAACATTTGAAAATGTTCAAGAATGGTTAAAGCAAATTGAAACTTATACGATTCGATTGAGAGAAACAGTAGATTTAATAAGTGATGAAGAATTGAGCAAAACTTATCGTGAAGGTGCTTGGACAGTTCGTCAGCTTGTGCATCACATTGCAGATTCTCAGTTGAACATGTATCAACGTTTGAAATTAGCTTTAACAGATGACAACCCAACAGTACCTGCTTTTGATGAAGAGAAGTGGGCGATTCAACCGGATACCGAGCTTCCTGTAGAAAGTTCAATTAAAATGTTAGAAGGTATAAATGAGCGCATCGTATCTTTAGGTCAAAGTTTAACTGAAGAGCAATTAGATCGAGCATTTACTCACCAAATAAATGGTAAAATCACAGTGGCAACAAAAATTGCAAAATTAGTTTGGCATGAAGAGCATCACTTAGCCCATATTAAAATTGCATTATCACAATAA